The Panicum virgatum strain AP13 chromosome 5K, P.virgatum_v5, whole genome shotgun sequence genome has a window encoding:
- the LOC120706646 gene encoding peroxidase 2-like, producing the protein MRLSAAVLCALVAVQAAVLLAAAPAAQAGELQVGYYGKKCKGLENIVKWHVIRALKANRRTGAALVRLLFHDCFVRGCDGSVLLDASYENPHPEKEAPVNIGLAAFDLLEEIKAAVEDRCPGVVSCSDLLIYAARDASSILSNGHVHFDVPAGRLDGFVSKAEEAQAELPDSADDVKKLIANFARKNFTVEELVILSGAHSIGQGHCSSFAGRLSEPADQIKPAYRELLKYKCSQGSNPTVDNNVRDENYDVVARYTPGFASRVRKIPDFLDNSYYHNNLGKIVTFHSDWTLLTDKEAFGHVKEYAENGTLWDEDFADSLVKLSKLPMPAGSKGEIRKKCSVINHRLY; encoded by the exons ATGAGGCTCTCGGCGGCTGTGCTCTGCGCCCTGGTGGCCGTCCAGGCGGCggtgctcctcgccgccgcgccggcggcgcaggccggCGAGCTGCAGGTCGGGTACTACGGCAAGAAATGCAAGGGCCTGGAGAACATCGTCAAGTGGCACGTCATCAGGGCGCTCAAGGCCAACCGCCGCACCGGCGCCGCGCTCGTCCGTCTGCTCTTCCATGACTGCTTCGTCAGG GGGTGCGATGGGTCTGTCCTCCTGGACGCGTCCTACGAGAACCCTCACCCGGAGAAGGAGGCGCCGGTGAACATCGGCCTGGCCGCCTTCGACCTCCTGGAGGAGATCAAGGCCGCCGTCGAGGACAGGTGCCCCGGCGTGGTCTCCTGCTCCGACCTGCTCATCTACGCCGCCCGCGACGCGTCCAGCATCCTCAGCAACGGCCACGTCCACTTCGacgtccccgccggccgcctcgacgGCTTCGTCTCCAAGGCCGAGGAGGCCCAGGCGGAGCTCCCGGACTCGGCCGACGACGTGAAGAAGCTCATCGCCAACTTTGCCAGGAAGAACTTcaccgtggaggagctcgtcaTCCTCTCCGGCGCGCACTCCATCGGGCAGGGCCACTGCTCGTCCTTCGCCGGCCGCCTCTCCGAGCCCGCCGACCAGATCAAGCCGGCCTACCGCGAGCTCCTCAAGTACAAGTGCTCCCAGGGCTCGAACCCGACCGTGGACAACAACGTCCGCGACGAGAACTACGACGTCGTGGCGAGGTACACGCCGGGGTTCGCCAGCCGGGTGCGCAAGATCCCCGACTTCCTCGACAACTCGTACTACCACAACAACCTCGGCAAGATCGTCACCTTCCACTCCGACTGGACGCTGCTGACGGACAAGGAGGCGTTCGGCCACGTCAAGGAGTACGCCGAGAACGGCACGCTCTGGGACGAGGACTTCGCCGACTCGCTGGTCAAGCTCAGCAAGCTGCCCATGCCGGCGGGGAGCAAGGGCGAGATCAGGAAGAAGTGCAGCGTCATCAACCACCGCCTGTACTAA